From Coriobacteriia bacterium, the proteins below share one genomic window:
- a CDS encoding discoidin domain-containing protein encodes MGAVGFLSLPHAARADVAADAQLRSAESAAANRVRATELQLPYWAFTYYTRDNAWITLGPDGWTSGYLPGELWRLYALRGDGWFRTHANTRLAPIARHDPAWTELDIGIRYFYSCASDYDLTGDAAARSQALVAANSMAIGFNPAAGVVSPASATNTATVIIDDLMNVQLLWWAADHGGSPVLRSVANAHTLTTARDFVRADGSTYQFVSYETSTGAVVDRGTRQGCSDDSTWSRGQAWAIHGFANGYRETHNPVLLAAARKVADWYLAHLPDDMVPYWDFEAPDIPNAPRDSSAAAVAASGLIDLSMLDPDVANRTRYEAAARATLQSLSSPNYLSTGPNPAVLLHGTMSYSAGSYDVGQSFGDYFYLEALQRLRRLTPAQKPWRIVRTVASSGSPSRAIDRSESTSWTSKGKQWIDVKLERRTTVSAVGVGVRWGASRSATLKVQVSYDRKHWRTVRVARSGGDWAGVETYRFTPSRTRWVRLAVSGTSHNSANGITMLRVY; translated from the coding sequence ATGGGAGCCGTCGGCTTCCTGTCTCTTCCGCACGCCGCTCGAGCGGATGTTGCAGCGGATGCGCAGCTCCGGTCTGCCGAGAGCGCTGCAGCCAACCGTGTCCGTGCGACGGAACTTCAGCTTCCGTACTGGGCGTTCACCTACTACACGCGTGACAACGCTTGGATCACCCTCGGGCCCGACGGATGGACGAGTGGCTACCTGCCTGGCGAGCTTTGGCGTCTCTACGCGCTGAGGGGTGACGGATGGTTCAGGACTCACGCCAACACTCGGCTGGCGCCTATCGCCCGCCACGATCCGGCGTGGACCGAGCTCGACATCGGCATCCGCTACTTCTACAGCTGCGCGTCGGACTACGACCTCACCGGCGATGCGGCCGCGAGGAGCCAAGCGCTCGTGGCAGCCAACTCCATGGCCATCGGCTTCAATCCCGCAGCTGGCGTCGTGAGCCCCGCCAGCGCCACGAACACGGCCACCGTCATCATCGACGATCTGATGAACGTGCAGCTGTTGTGGTGGGCAGCCGACCACGGCGGTTCGCCGGTCCTGCGCTCCGTGGCCAACGCACACACGCTTACGACCGCGCGGGACTTCGTTCGCGCGGACGGCAGCACGTACCAGTTCGTCTCCTACGAGACATCAACCGGCGCGGTGGTCGACCGAGGGACGAGGCAAGGTTGCTCGGACGACTCGACGTGGTCTCGCGGCCAGGCCTGGGCCATCCACGGCTTCGCGAACGGCTACCGCGAGACGCACAACCCGGTGCTTCTAGCAGCGGCTCGCAAAGTGGCCGACTGGTATCTCGCGCACCTTCCTGATGACATGGTGCCGTACTGGGACTTCGAAGCGCCTGACATTCCCAACGCCCCCCGAGACAGCTCGGCTGCTGCGGTGGCAGCTTCGGGGCTGATCGACCTGTCGATGCTCGATCCGGACGTCGCCAACCGCACCCGCTACGAGGCTGCGGCGCGAGCAACGCTGCAGTCTCTGTCATCGCCGAACTACCTCTCGACCGGGCCGAACCCAGCGGTGCTCCTGCATGGAACGATGAGCTACAGCGCTGGCTCCTACGACGTCGGCCAGTCCTTCGGCGACTACTTCTACCTGGAGGCACTCCAGCGTCTCCGTCGACTCACACCGGCCCAGAAGCCCTGGCGCATCGTTCGCACGGTGGCGAGCTCGGGATCGCCGTCTCGCGCTATCGACCGCTCGGAGTCGACGTCGTGGACGTCGAAGGGCAAGCAGTGGATCGACGTAAAACTCGAGCGCCGAACGACGGTGAGCGCCGTCGGCGTGGGAGTGCGGTGGGGAGCGAGTCGCTCGGCAACCCTGAAGGTGCAGGTCTCTTATGACCGCAAGCACTGGCGTACCGTGCGGGTCGCGCGAAGCGGCGGCGATTGGGCCGGGGTCGAGACGTACCGCTTCACCCCATCCAGGACCCGATGGGTGCGCCTCGCGGTCTCGGGCACGTCGCACAACTCCGCCAACGGAATCACGATGCTGCGAGTCTACTGA